A stretch of DNA from Nitrospira sp. KM1:
GAGGTCAAGCCTGGGTCGACCGTGCCGTCGGCTGTCGCGCGCCAGACCAAAATATTGGATGAGACGTCCACGACATCGACAAGCAGAGTGCCGCTGAGAGATGCCGGAGATGCCGGCGTCGATGTTGGTGCATGTCCTCCGGCATAACGGCTGTCCGCGGAGCGTGTAAACGGGATTCCTGACATTCCGGGAGAATAATATTGGCTGGACATGTCCGGGACAAGGTCGTTCAGTCCGACATGGTAGGCCACGTAGAAGTCGGGTTTTCCGGTCGCAGGAGATGTATATCCCTTTAGCCGCAGTTGTCCACCGACCGCGATCCGAATGCGCATGTCTACGTCAGAATTATCTAGACGTGAATCGCCAGTTCGTTCTTGAGGGCCGGGCAGCCATTCATATGTGCGATAGGTCGTGAAATCAGTGTTCCGATCGTAATCATACCCCACCTTGGCTGACGTGCAGGCTCCGGTGAGAGATGCGATGAG
This window harbors:
- a CDS encoding DUF4136 domain-containing protein; the encoded protein is MPFLFLLIASLTGACTSAKVGYDYDRNTDFTTYRTYEWLPGPQERTGDSRLDNSDVDMRIRIAVGGQLRLKGYTSPATGKPDFYVAYHVGLNDLVPDMSSQYYSPGMSGIPFTRSADSRYAGGHAPTSTPASPASLSGTLLVDVVDVSSNILVWRATADGTVDPGLTSEQRDERIRTIVHEMFTHFPPQRAKSARSLPAQSTLPSSQIRP